The following coding sequences lie in one Spinacia oleracea cultivar Varoflay chromosome 1, BTI_SOV_V1, whole genome shotgun sequence genomic window:
- the LOC110785463 gene encoding 18.3 kDa class I heat shock protein has translation MSLIPSNIFNTGRRSNIFDPFSLDIWDPFFGLPSSLTTAPRSDTATETAAFANARIDWKETDEAHIFKADLPGVKKEEVKVEVEDGNVLRISGQRAREKEEKNDTWHRVERSSGQFMRKFRLPDNAKVDEVKAAMDNGVLTVTVPKSEAPKPEVKSINVS, from the coding sequence ATGTCGTTGATCCCATCCAACATTTTCAACACCGGTCGACGCAGCAACATCTTCGACCCTTTCTCCCTCGACATATGGGACCCATTCTTCGGCCTCCCCTCCTCTCTCACCACCGCACCTCGATCCGACACCGCAACTGAAACCGCCGCCTTCGCCAACGCCCGAATTGACTGGAAGGAGACGGACGAGGCCCACATCTTCAAGGCGGACCTTCCCGGTGTGAAGAAAGAGGAGGTCAAGGTTGAAGTCGAAGATGGGAACGTGCTTAGGATTAGCGGGCAGCGGGCAAGAGAGAAGGAGGAGAAGAACGACACTTGGCACCGTGTTGAGAGAAGCTCTGGGCAGTTTATGAGGAAGTTCAGGCTGCCCGACAATGCAAAGGTTGATGAGGTGAAAGCTGCTATGGATAATGGCGTTCTTACTGTTACTGTTCCCAAGAGTGAGGCTCCTAAGCCTGAAGTTAAATCTATCAACGTTTCTTGA
- the LOC110785502 gene encoding glucosidase 2 subunit beta, whose translation MNLKLIQFIWIVIFVAPSVVRSNSLSSNSLIGISPEDEKYYNTASEFIKCKDGSKKISRNQLNDDYCDCADGSDEPGTSACPNGRFYCPNAGHIPVVLFSSRVNDGICDCCDGSDEYDGKIKCQNTCWEAGKAARDKLTKKIATFQEGVTLRKKEIGLGMLAFAKDEAELSKIKSEEKVLKGLVQQLKERKEQIEKAEEKVRLEKEKEEKLNEVKNESDQEKTEDEEKAESGKEKHDDTTHDDVIGNLDDSSEQGVEEVDSKIEHVDGAPYNEAEPPAKEDNEEDIVASESGSEHEKEHETTELENTEGLSKEELGRLVASRWTGGKSDHKPEESDHKPEESDDVKDIDHVDEIPKDVDKDVNEEDYDGYASEFDENDHKYDENYANDHKYDENDADEHVDDDFTAGDHEDSGSYRSDSDDESVESDVTALGNPSWLEKIQITVKNILHAVNLFQTPLNISDAAQVRKEYDESSAKLSKIQSRISSLSEKLKLDFGPEKEFYSLYDRCFETKQNKYVYKVCPYKKATQEEGHMTTRLGQWEKFEDSYKVMVFSSGDKCWNGPDRSLKVKLRCGLKNEVTDVDEPSRCEYVALLSTPGVCREEKLKELQDKLDALNRQPPKHDEL comes from the exons ATGAATTTGAAGCTGATTCAATTCATTTGGATTGTTATCTTTGTAGCTCCCTCCGTCGTCAGATCAAATTCTCTCTCTTCTAATTCTCTTATCGGCATTTCCCCTGAAG ATGAGAAGTATTATAACACAGCGTCAGAATTCATAAAATGCAAAGATGGATCCAAGAAAATTAGTCGGAATCAGCTTAACGACGATTACTGtgactgcgctgacggttcggACGAACCCG GGACGTCAGCGTGTCCAAATGGAAGATTCTACTGCCCCAATGCAGGGCATATCCCTGTTGTATTATTTTCTTCAAGAGTCAATGATGGTATTTGTG ATTGCTGTGATGGAAGTGATGAGTATGATGGTAAAATTAAGTGCCAAAATACATGTTGGGAAGCTGGGAAAGCAGCTAGAGACAAGCTGACGAAGAAGATTGCAACATTTCAGGAGGGGGTTACCTTGCGGAAAAAGGAAATTGGTCTAGGGATGCTAGCTTTTGCCAAAGATGAGGCTGAGCTTTCTAAGATCAAGAGTGAGGAGAAAGTACTGAAGGGCCTGGTTCAACAGCTCAAGG AGCGCAAAGAGCAGATTGAGAAAGCGGAGGAGAAGGTACGTTTagagaaggaaaaagaagaaaagctGAACGAGGTGAAAAATGAATCTGATCAGGAGAAAACAGAAGATGAAGAGAAGGCGGAAAGTGGGAAGGAAAAACATGATGATACTACACATGACGATGTCATAGGCAATCTTGATGATTCCTCAGAGCAG GGAGTTGAAGAAGTGGATTCCAAAATTGAGCATGTCGACGGGGCTCCTTACAATGAAGCTGAGCCG CCTGCAAAGGAGGACAATGAAGAGGATATTGTTGCATCTGAATCGGGATCTGAGCATGAAAAGGAG CACGAGACAACTGAGTTGGAAAATACTGAAGGTTTATCCAAGGAAGAATTGGGTCGTCTAGTTGCTTCTCGTTGGACAGGAGGAAAATCTGACCATAAGCCTGAAGAATCTGATCATAAGCCTGAAGAATCTGATGATGTGAAAGATATTGATCATGTGGACGAGATACCTAAAGATGTGGATAAAGATGTAAACGAGGAAGATTATGATGGCTATGCTTCAGAATTTGACGAGAATGACCACAAATATGATGAAAATTATGCAAATGACCACAAGTACGATGAAAATGATGCTGATGAACACGTGGATGATGATTTTACGGCAGGGGATCATGAGGATTCTGGGTCATACAGGTCAGATTCTGACGACGAATCAGTAGAGTCAG ATGTAACAGCCTTGGGTAACCCATCTTGGTTGGAGAAAATACAAATTACAGTGAAAAACATCCTGCATGCTGTTAATTTGTTTCAGACTCCATTGAACATATCAG ATGCTGCTCAAGTTCGAAAGGAATATGATGAATCAAGTGCCAAATTATCGAAAATACAATCAAGAATCTCAAGCTTATCTGAAAAATTGAAACTTGACTTTG GACCTGAAAAGGAATTTTATTCTCTCTATGATCGCTGTTTCGAGACTAAGCAGAACAA gtacgTTTACAAGGTCTGTCCATATAAAAAGGCTACCCAAGAGGAGGGACACATGACCACACGTTTGGG GCAGTGGGAAAAATTTGAGGACTCATACAAAGTCATGGTCTTCTCAAGTGGTGATAAATGCTGGAATGGACCCGATAGGAGTTTGAAG GTCAAACTCAGATGTGGTTTGAAGAATGAAGTTACTGATGTAGATGAACCAAGCCGCTGCGA GTATGTTGCTTTATTATCGACACCAGGTGTCTGTCGTGAAGAAAAGCTCAAG GAGTTGCAAGATAAGTTGGATGCCTTGAACAGACAACCGCCCAAACATGATGAGCTATAG